The DNA sequence GTTTCAAGGAAATGGAATTACAAAAAAATACAATTTTTCTGGGAGAAGTTGGATTAAGCGGAGAGATCCGACCTGTTTCTCAAACAGAAAAAAGAATAAAAGAAGCTACCAAGCTTGGATTTAAAAATATTATTATTTCAGAAAAAACAAAAAACAGAAATATTAAAGCGAAAAGGATAGATCATATTGTGCAGTTGTTGCCAATGTTGTTTTCGGGTAAATAAAAAACTTGCCAAATTTCAAAAATTTGGCAAGTTTACAAAGTTAAAACCACTCTTTTTTTGTGGCAGCTAAAAGTTGTTTTAAAGAATCCCTTTTGGATTTGATATATTTCAGTTCAGATTCGCTTTCCGTTCTATCTTTTGCCTGATTCAGATATTCATCTGATTTGAGGAAATAGGTATAAGCTTTTTCTTTAACTTTATCTCTTTTTTCTACCAATTTATCAAGTTCTTCACCGTAAAATTTTCCGGAACGAACATCTTCATCTAATTTTAAATATTCTTCATATTTTTGATAACCTCGATCAAAAGATATTTCAGCTAAAATCCTGTACGGCTGGTAAAGAGTCGGATCGAATTCGATAACTTTATTAGCATTTTCTTCAGCTTTAGCATAATTCTTACTGGAATTGTAACTGGTGGCAAATAAAATATAAACCTTCGGATCGTCAGGAATTTTCTCTTTCAAAGTAAAAGCAACTTCCAGTGCTTTATCATACTTTTCCGAACCGAGATAAAGGTTTGCCAGGCTAAAGTGTGCTTTACTATTATCAGGATCTTCTTCGATTATTTCAATATAATTAGCAATAGTTTGGTCGATCTTGCCTGTCCTATCATAACATTTTGCCAGTTTCTTTTGCAGGTTATCGTCTTCCGGAAAAAATTCAGTTGCAGATTGCAGGAATGAAATTGCTTCTTCATATTCTTCCTGATCATAAAGCATAATTCCTGCAGATTTATACGCTTCTCCGAATTCTTCATCAATTTCAATCGCTTTTTCATAAGCTTCCTGTGCATCTTCAAAATCTTCATTTTCCTGATAAATATTACCGATCCTCATCCAGATAATTTTGTCTTCTTCGATTTCATTGATTTTGATCAAGGTTTCAACCGCTTCTTCATATTTATCCAATTTCAGATAAGTATTGCTTAAATAATCCAGGATGTTCTTGTTTTCCGGTTCAATTTCCAGAGCTTTCAGATAAAACTGCTCTGATTCATCATAATTTTCATTAATAAAATTGATCAAACCGAGATAAAAAGAAGACTCCATATTTTTATCATCGATCTCGAGAACTCTGAGAAAAGTTTCTTCAGCTGCCTGGTAATTTTTACTGTTAAAATGCTGTTTTCCGATACCAACAAGTTTGTCGATTTCACCACCGCTGAACTCCTCGATCAGGGCGATCAGGTTATCTTTGATAGCTGCTCTTCTCTGTTTACTGGCTTTCTTAACATTAAAAGTCGAGGATTTGACATCCATTGATTTCATGCTCAAGATTTTAGCTTTTAGTTTGAAATCATTGTCATCAACTGAAGAAATGCTTCCCCATACAACAATATCAGCTTCTAATTTTTTACCAAAATCAGCGATTTTTTCCAAGTCAAGAACGGATAATTTCGAATAACCCGAATCATCAATTACTTTCTTAACATCTTTTTTGGGCACCATCTCAAAATTATCGTAATCTTTAAAAATTTCTTTGAAATCTTTGGAATTGATCGAGTTTACTACATAGTCGCTTTTATTATCATTTTTTTCAAAAGGAAGAACAGCAACTTTCTCAGCTTGAGCAAATAGAATATTGCTGATCAGGACAATCCCGACTACTAAAATTAATACTTTTTTCATTATTCCTCCACAATTTTTCTATAAACAATTTATTTAATAATAATTTATCAGGCAAGTTTTTTTTGGAATCCAGAGATTAAACCGCGAACAAAACTAAAAAAAGAAAAGATATTCATTCTGAACTTAGTAATTTGATTTACGACCAAACCGTCGAATTTATTCGATGGGAAAAGATCGTTGATATTAATCGATTTTAATCGCTAATTTAGCGGAATGGATTCCGAATTAAGTAGTAGTCATCTTCATTTCCATTCCCTGAAGTGAATGGTTAATGTTTGGATTACTTTCATTAGATTCCGAACATTTTGATTTTAATAAAATCAGCCAATTTCCTTAAAAGGAAATCAATAAAAACTCCTGTAATTCCCATAATAATAAGATAATAAAGCATTTTTGAATATTGCAGTAAATAGCGAAAATCCAATAACCTGAATCCCAGACCGCTTTTAACTCCCAGCATTTCAGCAGCAATGATCGTTGCCCAGCCAAGTCCCCAGATTATGCGAAAAAGATTTATCAGGTTTAGAAAAGTAAGAGGTAATTCGATTTTCAGAAACAATTGTGATTGGCTGGCACCGGAAACTTTTGCTTCATCTATATAATCTTGGGAAATGTTGGAAAAACTATCCGAAGCAGCGATCAAAGTAGGAAAAAAAAGAGTAATGAACATGATGAAGGCGACCGGAGCTTCTCCCAATCCGAACCAGGCAATAGCAAAAGGCAACCAGACAAAAGGTGAGATATTTCGCATAAAATTTATAGTTGGAAGAAATAAGCTGTTTAGAATGGAATTATGATAAATTAGATAACCTCCAAAGATTCCTGAAATCCAGGAGATCACTGCAAAAAAAGAAACCCGGAAAAAGGAAATGAAAAGATCGGAAATTGCAGTCGATAATGAGAATTCAAAATCAAACAATTCCTTTAAAGAAATTTTCAGAGAAAAAGCTAATAATATGAGCAGGATGAATAGTAATAGAAATCCTGATATTGCAGATTTCTCTAATTTCATGATCAAACTTCCTCTCTTTTTTTTCATTCCCGAATTTCATTTGGGAATGTAATTTATAGAAAAGTTTTACTTTGAATTAGAAAAAATCGAAATAAAATTTCTCAACCAAGTATGTTCCCAAATGGAATTTAGGAACAAGATGAAAACTCTCTTTCATTCCTGAAATTTTATTTGGGAATGTAATTTTCAGAAAAGTTTTACTATGCGTAAGAATAATCGAAACAGAATTTCTTATCCAATTATGTTCCTAAATGGAATTTGAGAACAAGAGGAGATAATCCTCTCTTCAATACAAATTGAAATTCATTCATCTTTTTTTATCTAATTTCAAAATAAACATCTTCCGCTTTCACCGGTTTTACAATATATCCTTTTTCAATCATTTTATTTACTGCTTTCTGCTCGAACAATTTACCTGTTTCCGCAAGTCCCATCACAAATTTTGTATGATACAAAGATTGTTTGGCGATCTCCTTTTGCAGGTAAAAAGAAATCTGGGCAAAATCAAAAGCAATTGCGGGATTATTATTGATCCCATTAACACTTTTTTCCAGACCTTGAATCAGTTTTGTTATTTTTTTCTTTTTATCGGAAATTGCTTTTTCAGTTGCTGACAGGTCACAACACGGATGAAAAGGAAATTTTTCGCTAAACCAGTGAATTATATGAAAATTCTCGTCAAACTTGAAGATCGAAGGAACATAGTAGCTTAAAGCATCGACTTCACCTGATTTGAGGGCTGTTGCCATATCCATTGGAGTACGGAAATAGACCAAATCCATGTTAATATTATTCTCATCTAAAAACATTTCTGCGAAAATATCAAGAGTAGAAGCTCGTAATACACCGATTTTTTTGCCATCTAAATCCTGGATATTTTTGATTTCTTTGGTTGTGATGATACCATCACTTTCCCGTTCCATAAACGATATAATTTTAACCTTTTTCCCCTGCGAAACATCAGTCCAGGTGTAGGTGAAAGGCATAATAGCAACATCGATCTTTTCCGAAACCAGAGCTTCGTTTGTTTCCCAGCCGGAAGAGAAATATCTGATTTTGTAATCTTCTGCTTTCAAAGTTCCGATTTCTAAACCAAAGCCGAAAGGTAGATGATCTAAAGATGGTTTGATCAGACCGATGATCAATTTATCGTTATTGGAACTGCATCCGATTAAAAATAATAGGATTAAAATTAAACAGAATTTTGTGAATTTCATTCTTTCCTCCGGATTTTTTTGAATTGTTATTGCGAGATTTCTTACACAGAATTCTTTCGAAGCAATCTAAAACTTCTAACTAACAGATAAATAAGAGATTGCTTCGTTAGTTATAAGTGAAAGATTCCTCGCAAAGACACTTAATTTTAAAGAACTAACAACTCTTAAAACTTGCCGTATTTTTAAAAATCCGGCAAGTTTTCATACATAAAAAACCACCCTCGAACAGTCAGGGTGGCTTTGTTGTTAAAACCTATTTCTCCTATGAAACTACTTTTCAACTTCCGAATGTTTTTGCTTGCAAAATCTTCGGAATGTTGAGTTACATTTTTCCGAACAATCGGAAGATCAGTTCTACTCAATGAGTAGAGATGCTGAACATTCCGATGTTCTAGTGTGGTTTCATCTTAATAGAACTATTTGCTCGCAAATAGTGGAGAGCTTAACTGTAAACTTCTTTGTTTAATAAAATAACAAACAAGATTGTTTGTTTTACATCGTTCCCAATTCCTTGATTGGGAGTTTAATAAATCTCTCTAATTTAATTCCAAGAATGATCTTTTAATAATCTCGATCGCATCCATCAATTGACCCTTCGTCAAGATCAATGGTGGAGCGAATCTGATGATATGATCGTGAGTCGGTTTGGCAAGTAATCCATTCTCTTTCAATTTCAGGCAGACATCCCAGGCTTCGATATCATCTTTCGGTTTGATCACAACTGCATTTAAAAGACCTTTTCCACGCACAGTCTCTATAAAAGAAGAATCGATCTTTCTCATTTCCTCCCGGAAAATTTCTCCAAATTCAGCAGCTTTTTCCGTTAGATTTTCCTCTTTGACAACTTCCAGAGCAGCTTTGGCAACTGCACAAGCAAGAGGAAATCCCCCAAAAGTAGAACCATGCTCTCCAGGTTTTATCACATTCATAATTTGATTATCAGCAAGAACCGCTGAAACTGGAAGAACTCCACCGGAAATCGCTTTTCCCAAGATCAGGACATCGGGTTTGATGTTGGAATGATCACAGCAGAGAAGTTTGCCGGTTCTGGCAATTCCTGTTTGAACTTCATCAGCAACAAAAAGGACATTGTGTTTTTTACACAGATCGTAACAATTCTTGATATAGTCATCGTCCGGCACAAAAACTCCGGCTTCTCCCTGGATCGGTTCAACCAGAAAAGCACAAATATCTTCGCTTCCATCCTGCAAAACCTTTTCCAGAGCTTTAGGGTCGTTATAGGGAATAGTAATAATTCCCGGCGTATAAGGCCCAAAATTATTTCTCGCAACCGGATCGGTAGATGCTGAAATGATCGTTATTGTCCGACCGTGAAAGTTATTTTCCGCAACTATTATTTTGGCTTTATTTTTCTTGATTCCCTTTTTTTCATAACCCCATTTACGAGCAATTTTGATTGCAGTTTCAACACCTTCTGCTCCAGTATTCATCGGCAGAACTTTCTCGAATCCGAAATATTCAGAAAGGAATTTTTCATATTCACCAAGTTTATTATTATAAAAGGCACGCGAGGTTAAAGTCAGTTCTTTTGCCTGATCGATAAGAGCATTGATGATCCTGGGATGACAATGACCTTGATTGAGAGCAGAATAAGCTGAAAGGAAATCAAAATATTTATTACCTTCCGGATCCCAGACATAAACTCCTTCACCTCTGGCAATTACAACCGGAAGCGGATGATAATTATGAGCACCATATGTTTCTTCTAATTTTATGGCTTCAACACTTGAAATACTTCCGTAAGCTAATTTTTTTGACATTAATTCTCCTGATTTTGATTTTTTTGTTACCGATTTTTCAGCAACGATTTTAATGTCAAATGTTTTCTGGATAGTGCAAAACTACAAAGGCACCAAGACACAAAGAGTAATTAAAAACTATCATAAGCTGAAATTTCTGCAATAGTTTTCAGATTCCTTTTGTGTTTTGGAACTGCCGGATATCCAACTGGCAGCAATCCAACAATAACATAGTCATCAGGAAGATCGATCAATTCTGCCATCTGGTCAGGGTAAAAAGCTCCGATCCAGCAGGAACCGAGTCCGAGTTCCACTGCCTGCAAAACAATATGTTCTCCGGCAATCGCTCCATCAATGATGGGAGCATTCATGCCGCAAGTCATTACATAATCGAGATTGGTCATACAAAT is a window from the Candidatus Cloacimonadota bacterium genome containing:
- a CDS encoding tetratricopeptide repeat protein, which encodes MKKVLILVVGIVLISNILFAQAEKVAVLPFEKNDNKSDYVVNSINSKDFKEIFKDYDNFEMVPKKDVKKVIDDSGYSKLSVLDLEKIADFGKKLEADIVVWGSISSVDDNDFKLKAKILSMKSMDVKSSTFNVKKASKQRRAAIKDNLIALIEEFSGGEIDKLVGIGKQHFNSKNYQAAEETFLRVLEIDDKNMESSFYLGLINFINENYDESEQFYLKALEIEPENKNILDYLSNTYLKLDKYEEAVETLIKINEIEEDKIIWMRIGNIYQENEDFEDAQEAYEKAIEIDEEFGEAYKSAGIMLYDQEEYEEAISFLQSATEFFPEDDNLQKKLAKCYDRTGKIDQTIANYIEIIEEDPDNSKAHFSLANLYLGSEKYDKALEVAFTLKEKIPDDPKVYILFATSYNSSKNYAKAEENANKVIEFDPTLYQPYRILAEISFDRGYQKYEEYLKLDEDVRSGKFYGEELDKLVEKRDKVKEKAYTYFLKSDEYLNQAKDRTESESELKYIKSKRDSLKQLLAATKKEWF
- a CDS encoding nitroreductase — encoded protein: MKVMPCIKNRFSVRKFLNKPIEQEKIDILLESARLAPSASNKQTWKFIVIKDKEKRKKLSAICKDQKFVSEAPITIAICMTNLDYVMTCGMNAPIIDGAIAGEHIVLQAVELGLGSCWIGAFYPDQMAELIDLPDDYVIVGLLPVGYPAVPKHKRNLKTIAEISAYDSF
- the rocD gene encoding ornithine--oxo-acid transaminase — encoded protein: MSKKLAYGSISSVEAIKLEETYGAHNYHPLPVVIARGEGVYVWDPEGNKYFDFLSAYSALNQGHCHPRIINALIDQAKELTLTSRAFYNNKLGEYEKFLSEYFGFEKVLPMNTGAEGVETAIKIARKWGYEKKGIKKNKAKIIVAENNFHGRTITIISASTDPVARNNFGPYTPGIITIPYNDPKALEKVLQDGSEDICAFLVEPIQGEAGVFVPDDDYIKNCYDLCKKHNVLFVADEVQTGIARTGKLLCCDHSNIKPDVLILGKAISGGVLPVSAVLADNQIMNVIKPGEHGSTFGGFPLACAVAKAALEVVKEENLTEKAAEFGEIFREEMRKIDSSFIETVRGKGLLNAVVIKPKDDIEAWDVCLKLKENGLLAKPTHDHIIRFAPPLILTKGQLMDAIEIIKRSFLELN
- a CDS encoding ABC transporter substrate-binding protein — its product is MKFTKFCLILILLFLIGCSSNNDKLIIGLIKPSLDHLPFGFGLEIGTLKAEDYKIRYFSSGWETNEALVSEKIDVAIMPFTYTWTDVSQGKKVKIISFMERESDGIITTKEIKNIQDLDGKKIGVLRASTLDIFAEMFLDENNINMDLVYFRTPMDMATALKSGEVDALSYYVPSIFKFDENFHIIHWFSEKFPFHPCCDLSATEKAISDKKKKITKLIQGLEKSVNGINNNPAIAFDFAQISFYLQKEIAKQSLYHTKFVMGLAETGKLFEQKAVNKMIEKGYIVKPVKAEDVYFEIR
- a CDS encoding ABC transporter permease subunit produces the protein MKKKRGSLIMKLEKSAISGFLLLFILLILLAFSLKISLKELFDFEFSLSTAISDLFISFFRVSFFAVISWISGIFGGYLIYHNSILNSLFLPTINFMRNISPFVWLPFAIAWFGLGEAPVAFIMFITLFFPTLIAASDSFSNISQDYIDEAKVSGASQSQLFLKIELPLTFLNLINLFRIIWGLGWATIIAAEMLGVKSGLGFRLLDFRYLLQYSKMLYYLIIMGITGVFIDFLLRKLADFIKIKMFGI